Proteins encoded in a region of the Raphanus sativus cultivar WK10039 chromosome 8, ASM80110v3, whole genome shotgun sequence genome:
- the LOC108818828 gene encoding berberine bridge enzyme-like 19 has protein sequence MIKTRPIFVFFLLFLSLPLCSFSQPSNPVYNSFLKCFSDKTKTSQAKNVFSQTNSSYSSVLRAYIRNARFNTSSTPKPTLIITPRSDSHVSAAVLCAKPLNFVFKIRSGGHDYDGLSYISDKPFFVLDLSNLRKVTVDIAGQSAWISAGATLGEVYYRIWEKSKVHGFPAGVCPTVGVGGHLSGGGYGNMLRKFGLTVDNLIDAKIVDLNGRILDRKSMGEDLFWAISGGGGGSFGVVLGYKVKLVPVPSIVTVFRVEQFIESGAVDMVHKWQSVGPKTDKNLFLRMLLQPVTRNGVQTVRATAVALFLGRADDVVSLLGKELPELALKKENCTEMTWYQSALWWDNRLNATVIDPKVFLDRNLDSSRFLKRKSDYVATEIPRDGIESLFKKMIEVGRVGLVFNPYGGRMAEIAEDATPLPHRKMLYKIQYSVNWQESSPEIEKGFLNQSRVLHSFMTGFVSKNPRRAYLNYRDVDIGVNDHGPNSYAEGEVYGRMYFGQNFDRLVKIKTAVDPGNFFRNEQSIPTLPSKA, from the coding sequence ATGATCAAGACACGACCCatctttgtcttcttcctcctcttcctctctttACCTCTCTGCTCTTTCTCTCAACCTTCCAATCCTGTCTACAACTCATTCCTCAAATGTTTCTCGGACAAGACAAAAACCTCACAAGCCAAAAACGTCTTCTCTCAGACCAACTCATCTTACTCCTCCGTCCTCCGCGCCTACATCCGCAATGCGAGATTCAACACTTCCTCTACTCCCAAACCCACACTCATCATCACCCCTCGCTCCGATAGCCACGTCAGCGCCGCCGTCCTCTGCGCAAAGCCCTTAAACTTCGTCTTCAAAATCCGAAGCGGCGGCCACGACTACGACGGTCTCTCGTACATCTCGGACAAACCCTTCTTCGTCCTCGACTTGTCGAACCTCCGCAAGGTAACCGTCGATATCGCCGGTCAGTCGGCGTGGATCTCCGCCGGAGCCACTCTCGGCGAGGTTTATTACCGTATCTGGGAGAAAAGCAAAGTCCATGGATTCCCCGCCGGAGTTTGTCCGACGGTTGGTGTCGGTGGTCACTTAAGCGGCGGCGGGTACGGTAACATGTTGAGGAAGTTCGGTTTGACGGTTGATAACTTGATCGACGCAAAGATCGTTGACCTCAACGGTCGGATTCTTGACCGGAAGTCAATGGGTGAAGATCTTTTCTGGGCGATCTCcggcggaggaggagggagCTTCGGCGTCGTTTTGGGTTACAAGGTCAAGCTTGTCCCTGTACCGTCCATCGTTACCGTTTTCCGAGTGGAGCAGTTTATAGAGTCCGGAGCTGTCGACATGGTTCATAAATGGCAATCCGTAGGTCCGAAAACCGACAAGAACCTGTTCTTGAGGATGCTGCTTCAGCCCGTGACGAGGAACGGGGTGCAGACCGTGAGAGCCACTGCGGTGGCTCTGTTCTTAGGCAGAGCAGACGACGTCGTTTCCTTGCTAGGCAAGGAGCTTCCTGAACTGGCGTTGAAGAAGGAGAACTGCACGGAGATGACTTGGTATCAGTCTGCTCTGTGGTGGGACAATCGCCTTAACGCAACTGTGATTGATCCTAAAGTGTTTCTTGATCGGAATCTTGATTCCTCTAGGTTCTTAAAGAGGAAGTCTGACTACGTCGCGACTGAGATTCCTAGAGATGGGATTGAGTCTCTCTTCAAGAAGATGATCGAGGTAGGGAGGGTAGGGCTCGTTTTCAATCCTTACGGCGGGAGAATGGCGGAGATCGCGGAGGATGCGACGCCGTTACCACACAGGAAGATGCTTTACAAGATTCAATACTCTGTTAACTGGCAAGAGTCGTCTCCGGAGATAGAGAAAGGTTTCTTGAATCAGTCTAGGGTGCTTCACAGTTTCATGACCGGGTTTGTGAGCAAAAACCCTAGACGTGCTTACTTGAACTACAGAGATGTTGACATCGGGGTGAACGATCACGGCCCGAATAGTTATGCGGAAGGAGAGGTGTATGGAAGGATGTATTTTGGTCAGAACTTTGATCGATTAGTCAAGATTAAAACCGCGGTTGATCCCGGGAACTTCTTCAGGAATGAACAGAGTATACCTACCTTGCCAAGTAAGGCATAA
- the LOC108819996 gene encoding uncharacterized protein LOC108819996 produces MEDEEGIGEGLIPWSIPVTASSPNANSSLVPKELENDDEHWEYEIGQKPRKPNEEEDEEEELEDRYELEIEQSVAVFVDEEFIGRNTIPESENEDEYEFYPRDRKRKRSEDKLDVGTSFFSGLEFKEAVLQYALRKGQNIEQNRWDKTKLSFKCAMKGKCKWRVYCAYDEPTQKWLVKTRYKYHSCTPNGKCKMLISPVIARLFLDKLREDGNLMPEKIQEIIKEKWKLIASRNQCQRGRTLALKWLHKEYAYQFAHLRGYVSEIEKTNPGTSVVLETIPNAAGEDMFDRFYVCFEKLRTLWSGTCRPIIGLDGTFLKEEVKGILLTAIGHDGNNQIYPFAWALVQGETSDTWLWFIKQLKRDLKLGDGEKFVLLSDSSKGLISAIEYELPKAEHRRFVKHIVENLKNKHKKKDLLKLMVWNLAWSYNTTQFEEQLMKMQDYSMSLYDDVMKLEPKKWSLPYFRLGSCCEDVDNNATESFNATIVGARAKAVVPMLETIRRQAMVRIAKRRKKSLRRQQRFTKYVVKMLEEEKEDADKCITTPGTHGVFDVRLSGQTYDVNTNRMTCTCGKWQITGIRCEHAYGAMIDVGLNVDDYVSEFFSTNLWQQTYGESISTVRGPRFWMKKDKYKLVVEAPEPALPGIRKQFFVGKGVSNKSRLRRKM; encoded by the exons ATGGAAGACGAAGAAGGGATAGGAGAAGGTTTGATTCCG TGGAGCATTCCTGTCACTGCTTCTTCGCCAAATGCAAACTCAAGTCTTGTTCCCAAGGAGTTAGAAAACGATGACGAACACTGGGAATATGAAATTGGGCAAAAACCAAGAAAAcccaacgaagaagaagacgaagaagaagagctgGAGGATCGGTATGAGCTTGAAATTGAGCAATCGGTGGCAGTTTTTGTGGATGAAGAGTTCATTGGGAGGAATACGATTCCTGAAAGCGAAAATGAAGACGAATATGAGTTCTATCCGAGAGACAGAAAACGAAAAAGGTCAGAGGATAAACTTGATGTGGGAACATCTTTCTTTTCTGGTTTGGAGTTCAAAGAGGCGGTGTTACAGTATGCTCTGAGAAAAGGTCAAAATATAGAGCAAAATAGGTGGGATAAAACGAAACTCAGCTTCAAGTGTGCGATGAAAGGAAAGTGTAAGTGGAGGGTTTATTGTGCTTATGATGAACCCACTCAGAAGTGGTTGGTGAAGACTAGGTACAAATATCATAGCTGTACACCAAACGGAAAGTGCAAAATGCTTATAAGTCCAGTTATAGCAAGGCTGTTCCTTGATAAACTGAGGGAGGATGGTAATTTAATGCCTGAGAAGATTCAAGAGATTATTAAAGAGAAGTGGAAGCTAATAGCTTCAAGGAATCAGTGCCAACGAGGAAGGACTTTGGCGTTGAAATGGCTTCACAAGGAGTATGCATACCAATTTGCACATCTTCGGGGTTATGTGAGTGAGATTGAAAAGACCAATCCAGGTACGAGTGTAGTCCTTGAAACTATCCCTAATGCTGCTGGAGAAGATATGTTTGATCGGTTCTATGTTTGCTTCGAGAAGCTTAGGACGTTGTGGAGTGGAACTTGTAGACCTATTATAGGTCTTGATGGAACATTTCTAAAGGAAGAAGTGAAAGGCATATTACTTACTGCTATAGGACATGACGGAAATAACCAGATTTATCCGTTTGCTTGGGCTCTGGTACAAGGTGAGACAAGTGATACATGGCTCTGGTTTATCAAGCAACTCAAACGGGATCTCAAGCTAGGAGATGGAGAGAAATTTGTTCTTCTATCCGACAGCTCAAAG GGTCTCATAAGTGCGATTGAATATGAGTTACCAAAGGCTGAGCATAGAAGGTTTGTTAAACACATTGTTGAAAACCTGAAGAATAAGCACAAGAAGAAAGATCTTTTGAAGCTCATGGTATGGAATCTAGCTTGGAGCTACAATACTACTCAGTTCGAAGAGCAACTCATGAAGATGCAGGACTATAGCATGTCACTATACGATGATGTTATGAAACTGGAGCCGAAGAAATGGTCCCTGCCGTACTTTCGACTTGGAAGCTGTTGTGAGGACGTCGATAACAATGCCACTGAGTCATTCAACGCCACCATTGTCGGAGCTAGAGCTAAAGCAGTTGTGCCTATGTTGGAGACCATCCGAAGGCAAGCCATGGTCAGAATtgcaaagagaagaaaaaagtcTCTTAGGCGCCAGCAGAGATTTACAAAATATGTGGTGAAGATGCTggaggaggagaaagaagatgCTGACAAGTGTATAACGACTCCTGGAACTCATGGTGTGTTTGATGTACGTCTTTCAGGACAGACGTATGACGTCAACACTAATAGGATGACGTGCACGTGCGGGAAGTGGCAGATAACTGGTATACGATGTGAGCATGCGTATGGGGCGATGATAGATGTGGGCTTAAATGTTGATGACTATGTCTCTGAGTTCTTCTCAACGAATCTATGGCAACAAACTTATGGTGAGTCCATCAGCACGGTTAGAGGTCCACGCTTCTGGATGAAAAAGGATAAGTACAAGTTGGTTGTAGAAGCACCTGAGCCTGCACTTCCTG GAATAAGGAAGCAATTCTTTGTCGGTAAAGGTGTCTCAAACAAGTCAAGACTGAGGAGGAAGATGTAG
- the LOC108821983 gene encoding uncharacterized protein LOC108821983: MHFPWKKSKSKSGRISRFMSDLQQSPKRGGSLVVETGFPTSLIDLFVKNRDRLKPRHKPLRSDTTVPTQIAPTRPRVLSPPLPQKLDPEDLATSAMDESLVDGSGLATTEKRHGGDNSNEDGGNGGDRGGGCCVLAVCVVKVFAVAVLALSTRKLAGWITISAFALLFLELAVARVFTQLIGKKKKREEKVEESSMQERKNNNVSFEIIESFQDSVDCIQEVQLPPEEREVVLIKEKIRSGKLKSKIVNKLRSYKKKKKKKVKQEAEGVEVVEEAEVSSLYSEDTIGSQVSERDETGLNPPLLESCEEVREEGEEYGSKGDATKMIFLISNQSLNTHKQTKAHLLCGFVAVVGPAVRRVDGVDDSVVVGWLAVRSYTIVCLRNCVVL, encoded by the exons ATGCATTTTCCCTGGAAGAAATCCAAATCCAAATCGGGTCGGATCTCCAGATTCATGTCGGACCTCCAACAGTCTCCCAAACGCGGCGGATCTCTCGTCGTCGAGACTGGCTTCCCTACTTCTCTCATCGATCTCTTCGTTAAGAATCGCGATCGTCTCAAACCGCGACACAAACCGCTCCGCTCCGACACGACCGTTCCGACACAAATCGCTCCCACACGACCGCGTGTTTTGTCTCCGCCTCTTCCTCAGAAGCTTGATCCAGAGGATCTCGCGACGAGTGCGATGGATGAAAGTTTGGTCGATGGCAGTGGCTTAGCAACAACGGAGAAAAGGCACGGCGGTGATAACAGCAACGAAGACGGCGGAAACGGCGGTGATCGCGGCGGAGGATGTTGCGTTTTGGCGGTGTGTGTGGTTAAGGTCTTCGCGGTGGCTGTGCTCGCCTTGAGCACGAGAAAGCTAGCCGGTTGGATCACTATCTCCGCGTTCGCCCTCCTCTTCCTCGAGCTCGCGGTGGCGCGTGTATTCACGCAGCTCATAGGGAAAAAGAAGAAGCGTGAAGAGAAGGTAGAAGAATCATCGATGCAAGAGAGAAAGAACAACAATGTCTCTTTTGAAATCATCGAAAGCTTTCAAGACTCGGTAGATTGCATTCAGGAAGTTCAACTTCCTCCGGAGGAAAGAGAAGTGGTGTTGATAAAGGAGAAGATTAGAAGCGGCAAGCTTAAGTCCAAGATTGTGAATAAGTTGAGGAgttataagaagaagaagaagaagaaagtaaaaCAAGAAGCGGAAGGAGTGGAGGTAGTTGAAGAAGCTGAAGTGTCAAGTTTGTATTCTGAGGATACAATCGGAAGCCAAGTATCTGAGAGAGATGAGACTGGTTTGAATCCACCATTGCTGGAGAGCTGTGAAGAGGTTagagaagaaggtgaagaatATGGATCGAAAGGGGATGcaacaaaaatgatttttctg ATCTCAAACCAGTCTCtgaacacacacaaacaaacaaaagcaCATTTGTTGTGTGGTTTCGTGGCAGTGGTGGGACCTGCGGTTCGCCGTGTTGACGGTGTTGACGATAGTGTGGTTGTTGGGTGGTTGGCAGTTCGAAGCTATACAATTGTTTGCTTAAGAAACTGTGTAGTTTTGTAA